The following are encoded in a window of Archangium lipolyticum genomic DNA:
- a CDS encoding MBL fold metallo-hydrolase — translation MFFQAIQTPGLAHVSYVLGSDGAALVVDPRRDLDVYLDVLQSQGLRLRYVLMTHRQEDFVLGTTALARLTGARIVAGKHPITGYADLQMGERERLQLGSLSLLALHTPGHTPESFSWAVFLDSHPQHAWGIFTGDALLAGETGRTDLHDPERTYENAAWLYDSLHREVLPLGDQTLVFPAHGAGSMCGGHIDDRALTTLGIERQRNPVFVLGREDFIAHKLRERLPRPPYFSRMAELNLQGGFPLDREPRTAPPLSPREFQQASRDGLVIDTREPEAFAGGHLPGSLNIWMKGLPVFAGWVADRDTPVFLVLPEGADLAQAVLSLARVGIDRVEGVLAGGFGAWRTTGLPIERNSTLIPNELHEHSARFQLLDVRDISEFESGHIPGARHAYVGELEERLPGLGLSPDDPVAVVCGSGLRSGLATSLLLRHGFQSVSNLLGGMTAWKKLDLPVEEGTPRLGEAPPPGQPMAGEELYYE, via the coding sequence CGCTCGTGGTGGATCCGCGGCGCGATCTCGACGTCTACCTCGACGTCCTCCAGTCACAGGGCCTGCGCCTGCGTTACGTGCTCATGACGCACCGGCAGGAGGATTTCGTCCTGGGGACGACCGCGCTCGCCCGCCTCACCGGGGCCCGCATCGTCGCGGGCAAGCATCCCATCACCGGCTACGCCGACCTCCAGATGGGCGAGCGCGAGCGGCTCCAACTCGGCAGCCTCTCCCTGCTCGCCCTCCACACCCCGGGCCATACCCCCGAGAGCTTCAGCTGGGCCGTCTTCCTCGACAGCCACCCCCAGCACGCCTGGGGCATCTTCACCGGCGACGCGCTCCTTGCCGGAGAGACCGGGCGCACCGACCTGCACGACCCCGAGCGCACCTACGAGAACGCCGCGTGGCTGTACGACTCGCTGCACCGCGAGGTGCTCCCGCTGGGAGACCAGACGCTCGTCTTCCCGGCGCATGGCGCGGGCTCGATGTGCGGCGGCCATATCGACGACCGGGCGTTGACCACGCTCGGCATCGAGCGCCAGCGCAACCCCGTCTTCGTCCTCGGCCGCGAGGACTTCATCGCGCACAAGCTGCGCGAGCGCCTCCCCCGGCCGCCCTACTTCTCGCGCATGGCGGAGCTCAACCTGCAAGGCGGCTTCCCGCTCGACCGCGAGCCGCGCACCGCTCCCCCGCTGTCCCCCCGGGAATTCCAGCAGGCCTCGCGGGACGGGCTCGTCATCGACACGCGCGAGCCCGAGGCCTTCGCCGGGGGCCACCTCCCCGGCTCGCTGAACATCTGGATGAAGGGGCTGCCCGTCTTCGCCGGCTGGGTGGCCGACCGGGACACCCCGGTCTTCCTCGTGCTGCCCGAGGGAGCGGACCTCGCGCAGGCGGTGCTCTCGCTGGCCCGCGTCGGCATCGACCGGGTGGAGGGCGTCCTCGCCGGTGGCTTCGGCGCCTGGCGCACCACGGGGCTGCCCATCGAACGCAACTCCACCCTGATTCCCAACGAGCTCCACGAGCACTCCGCGCGCTTCCAGCTGCTGGACGTGCGCGACATCTCCGAGTTCGAGTCGGGCCACATCCCCGGGGCGCGCCACGCCTACGTGGGCGAGTTGGAGGAGCGCCTGCCCGGGCTGGGGCTGAGCCCGGATGACCCGGTGGCGGTGGTGTGTGGCAGCGGCCTGCGGTCGGGTCTGGCCACCAGCCTCCTGCTGCGCCACGGCTTCCAGAGCGTGTCCAACCTGCTCGGCGGGATGACCGCGTGGAAGAAGCTGGACCTGCCGGTGGAGGAAGGCACGCCGCGCCTGGGCGAAGCCCCGCCCCCAGGGCAGCCGATGGCCGGAGAGGAACTCTATTACGAGTAG
- a CDS encoding glycoside hydrolase family 16 protein, whose product MSSRCSSLARFWWIAAFLTGTLGCVDDALPQPLEPQRAELAASNLVSNPSFETGTAGWASWQGTLLRETSTVAPAGSYVARVTRSTGTLYSLDDSPDTVPGAVAGTMYEASASVAAGSSSAVGKPLVIVLRERNTSGAIVKVWESEPVSLKTAFQTLSVQATVQQTGDTLDVYLIQDNAAAGDAFLADAVSLQKVSTEPVLLWSDEFDGLAGSLPNPAVWNLETGGMWDNGRTLQQYTARPENCQLDGNGHLRIIARRERYTGEDGVTRDYTSARIQTQGLMERQYGYVEVRLKAPTGKGTWPAAWMMGSTGEWPANGEFDLFEGEGDAPTQAHGTLHAPGLSYGWDSNGGLVDMAPANVGDAWHTFGMFWDSTRVEWYVDRVKRMTYTRGSGGTWVFDQPNYVLLNLALGDIGGEPSGTTFPQVLEVDYVRWYAGPPTSP is encoded by the coding sequence ATGTCATCCAGATGCTCCTCACTCGCTCGTTTCTGGTGGATCGCCGCGTTCCTGACGGGCACCCTGGGCTGCGTAGACGACGCGCTCCCGCAGCCGCTCGAGCCGCAGCGAGCGGAGCTCGCGGCGAGCAACCTCGTGAGCAATCCCTCCTTCGAGACCGGCACCGCGGGCTGGGCAAGCTGGCAGGGGACGCTCCTCCGTGAGACCTCGACGGTGGCGCCTGCCGGGAGCTACGTCGCGCGCGTCACGAGGAGCACCGGCACCCTCTATTCGCTGGATGACTCGCCGGACACGGTGCCGGGCGCCGTCGCGGGAACGATGTATGAGGCCTCCGCCTCGGTTGCGGCCGGCAGCAGCAGCGCCGTCGGCAAGCCCTTGGTGATTGTGCTCCGCGAGCGGAACACCTCGGGCGCTATCGTGAAAGTCTGGGAGTCCGAGCCCGTGTCCCTGAAGACGGCGTTCCAGACGCTCTCGGTCCAGGCCACGGTGCAGCAGACCGGCGACACGCTTGATGTGTACCTCATCCAGGACAATGCCGCCGCGGGTGACGCCTTCCTCGCCGACGCGGTGAGCCTGCAGAAGGTCTCGACCGAGCCTGTGCTCCTGTGGAGTGACGAGTTCGACGGGCTCGCCGGGAGCCTCCCGAATCCCGCGGTGTGGAATCTCGAGACCGGCGGCATGTGGGACAATGGCCGGACGCTCCAGCAGTACACCGCGCGCCCGGAGAACTGCCAGCTCGATGGCAACGGGCACCTGCGAATCATTGCCCGGCGCGAGCGCTACACGGGCGAGGACGGCGTGACCCGGGACTACACCTCCGCGCGCATCCAGACCCAGGGCCTGATGGAGCGCCAGTACGGCTACGTCGAGGTGAGGCTCAAGGCCCCCACCGGGAAGGGAACGTGGCCCGCGGCGTGGATGATGGGGAGCACGGGAGAGTGGCCGGCGAACGGCGAGTTCGACCTGTTCGAGGGCGAGGGGGATGCCCCGACGCAGGCACATGGCACCCTGCACGCACCTGGACTCTCGTACGGGTGGGACTCGAACGGGGGTCTGGTCGACATGGCGCCCGCGAATGTTGGCGATGCCTGGCACACGTTCGGGATGTTCTGGGACTCGACGCGCGTGGAGTGGTACGTCGACCGTGTCAAGCGCATGACGTACACGCGGGGCTCCGGCGGGACCTGGGTCTTTGATCAGCCGAACTACGTGCTGCTCAACCTCGCGCTCGGCGACATCGGGGGGGAGCCCTCGGGCACCACGTTCCCGCAGGTGCTCGAGGTGGACTACGTGCGCTGGTACGCGGGTCCGCCCACCAGTCCCTGA